One region of Mycteria americana isolate JAX WOST 10 ecotype Jacksonville Zoo and Gardens chromosome 17, USCA_MyAme_1.0, whole genome shotgun sequence genomic DNA includes:
- the TMEM250 gene encoding transmembrane protein 250, protein MPVIPIPRRVRSFHGPHTTCLHSACGPVRTTHLVRTKYNNFDIYLKSRWMYGFIRFLLYFSCSLFTSILWVALSVLFCLQYLGIRIFLRFQYKLSIILLLLGRRRVDFSLMNELLIYGIHVTMLLVGGLGWCFMVFVDM, encoded by the coding sequence ATGCCTGTAATCCCCATTCCCCGCCGGGTCCGTTCGTTCCACGGCCCCCACACGACCTGCCTGCATTCGGCCTGTGGCCCGGTAAGGACCACTCACTTGGTGCGCACCAAGTACAACAATTTCGACATCTATCTCAAATCCCGATGGATGTATGGATTCATCCGTTTCCTGCTGTACTTCAGCTGCAGCCTGTTTACCTCCATCCTCTGGGTGGCACTCTCTGTCTTGTTTTGCCTTCAGTACCTTGGCATCCGGATCTTCCTGCGTTTCCAGTACAAACTCTCCATCATCCTCCTCTTACTGGGGCGAAGGCGGGTAGACTTCAGCCTCATGAATGAACTGCTCATCTATGGAATTCATGTGACCATGCTGCTAGTGGGGGGGCTGGGATGGTGTTTCATGGTATTTGTGGATATGTAA